The following proteins are encoded in a genomic region of Nocardioides renjunii:
- a CDS encoding IclR family transcriptional regulator has protein sequence MDNGSGVGVLDKAALVLAALEAGPATLAGLVAGTGLARPTAHRLAVALEHHRLVARDMQGRFVLGPRLAELSAAAGEDRLLAAAGPVLARLRDITGESAQLWRRQGEHRVCVAAAERPSGLRDTIPVGSQLTMNAGSAAQILLAWEDPERMHRGLQNAAFSATALSGIRRRGWSQSVGEREQGVASVSAPVRSPGGKVIAAVSVSGPLERLSRQPGRMHAPAVLAAADRLSESLRRAASE, from the coding sequence ATGGACAACGGATCTGGCGTCGGAGTGCTCGACAAGGCCGCTCTCGTGCTCGCCGCCCTCGAGGCCGGACCGGCCACCCTGGCCGGGCTCGTGGCCGGCACCGGACTGGCTCGACCCACCGCGCACCGCCTCGCCGTCGCCCTCGAGCACCACCGCCTGGTCGCCCGCGACATGCAGGGCCGCTTCGTGCTCGGACCCCGCCTGGCCGAGCTGTCCGCCGCCGCCGGCGAGGACCGGCTCCTCGCCGCCGCGGGCCCCGTGCTGGCCCGGCTCCGCGACATCACCGGCGAGTCCGCCCAGCTGTGGCGCCGGCAGGGCGAGCACCGCGTGTGCGTCGCGGCAGCCGAGCGCCCCTCCGGCCTGCGCGACACGATCCCCGTCGGCTCGCAGCTGACGATGAACGCCGGCTCCGCCGCGCAGATCCTGCTCGCGTGGGAGGACCCGGAGCGGATGCACCGCGGCCTGCAGAACGCCGCCTTCTCCGCCACCGCCCTGTCCGGCATCCGCCGCCGCGGCTGGTCGCAGTCCGTCGGCGAGCGCGAGCAGGGCGTGGCCTCGGTCTCCGCCCCTGTCCGCTCCCCCGGCGGCAAGGTCATCGCCGCCGTGTCGGTCTCCGGCCCCCTCGAGCGCCTCTCCCGCCAGCCCGGGCGGATGCACGCGCCCGCGGTGCTCGCTGCCGCCGACCGGCTCTCGGAGTCGCTGCGCCGCGCTGCCTCCGAGTAG
- a CDS encoding TIGR03086 family metal-binding protein — MADLVDLVDLGPAGERLLAVAANVTDDQLGAPTPCEGRSVGQLVQHLVGLTGAFRAAADKDFGPWTDTDPDDADWPDPEPGWRESLGRHVPALVASWRDPQAWEGMTRAGGVDLPGQVAGLVALDEVVLHGWDLARATGQTYDCDDATAEACMAFVGGFDEGGTPGLFGPSVPAAPGASAFEQVLARSGRDPQWSAT, encoded by the coding sequence ATGGCAGACCTCGTGGACCTCGTGGACCTCGGGCCCGCCGGCGAGCGCCTGCTCGCCGTCGCCGCCAACGTCACCGACGACCAGCTCGGCGCACCGACGCCGTGCGAGGGCCGGAGCGTCGGCCAGCTCGTGCAGCACCTCGTCGGGCTGACCGGCGCCTTCCGCGCCGCTGCCGACAAGGACTTCGGCCCCTGGACCGACACCGACCCCGACGATGCCGACTGGCCCGACCCGGAGCCGGGGTGGCGCGAGTCGCTGGGCCGGCACGTGCCGGCGCTCGTCGCGTCTTGGCGCGACCCGCAGGCCTGGGAGGGGATGACCCGAGCCGGTGGCGTCGACCTGCCGGGCCAGGTGGCCGGACTGGTGGCGCTCGACGAGGTGGTGCTGCACGGGTGGGACCTCGCCCGCGCCACCGGACAGACCTACGACTGCGACGACGCCACCGCAGAGGCGTGCATGGCCTTCGTCGGCGGGTTCGACGAGGGCGGGACGCCCGGCCTGTTCGGTCCGTCGGTGCCCGCCGCGCCCGGTGCGTCCGCCTTCGAGCAGGTCCTGGCCCGCTCCGGCCGCGACCCCCAGTGGTCCGCGACCTGA
- a CDS encoding methylated-DNA--[protein]-cysteine S-methyltransferase: MWTVMPSPIGDLRIVERDGAIVAIEFSPFRQPADGRPLGPRADDEPVLVETVRQLTAYFDRTLTDFDLPLAPVGTEFQRRVWTQLEKIGYGRTASYGEVAGLLGMTNAASRAVGLANGRNPIPIVVPCHRVIGANGTLTGYAGGLERKQQLLELEQDALF, translated from the coding sequence ATGTGGACCGTGATGCCCTCGCCCATCGGCGACCTGCGCATCGTGGAGCGGGACGGAGCGATCGTCGCGATCGAGTTCTCCCCGTTCCGGCAGCCCGCCGACGGCCGCCCGCTCGGCCCGCGCGCCGACGACGAGCCGGTGCTCGTGGAGACGGTGCGCCAGCTGACGGCGTACTTCGACCGCACCCTCACCGACTTCGACCTGCCGCTCGCGCCGGTCGGCACCGAGTTCCAACGGCGGGTGTGGACCCAGCTGGAGAAGATCGGCTACGGCCGGACCGCGTCCTACGGCGAGGTCGCCGGCCTGCTCGGGATGACCAACGCCGCCTCCCGCGCGGTCGGCCTGGCCAACGGCCGCAACCCCATCCCGATCGTCGTGCCGTGCCACCGCGTCATCGGCGCCAACGGCACGCTCACCGGCTACGCCGGCGGGCTGGAGCGCAAGCAGCAGCTGCTCGAGCTGGAGCAGGACGCGTTGTTCTGA
- a CDS encoding AlkA N-terminal domain-containing protein: MTPTGHLDTEACYRAVQSRDRRFDGVFYTAVRTTGIYCRPSCPARTPAAGNVTFHPTSASAHAAGYRACKRCLPDATPGSPEWDVAADVAGRAMRLIADGLVDREGVDGLARRVGYTPRHLGRLLTQQLGASALSLARARRAQSARVLIETTDLPLTDVAFAAGFASVRQFNETLREIYAASPTELRGRRGAAAGHGTVTMRLAVRTPFAGRRLLDFLAYHLVPGVETAGPGWYARTLDLPHGPGTVRLELADLPADGRTGHVVADFRLEDLRDTAAASERVRRLLDADCDPRAVDEHLGADPALGDLVRATPGLRVPGQVDGDETAVRTVIGQQVSVTGARTVAGRLVAAHGRPVEAHVPGLTHLFPDAATLAAVDPETLPMPRARGRALVGLATALADGTVALDRSPDRDDVRRALVALPGIGPWTADYVAMRALGHPDVFLPTDLAVRRLLADLGGSADPERWRPWRSYALMHLWNTLMPDTPAPKEN, from the coding sequence ATGACGCCGACCGGACACCTCGACACCGAGGCCTGCTACCGCGCGGTGCAGAGCCGTGACCGTCGCTTCGACGGCGTCTTCTACACCGCCGTGCGCACCACCGGCATCTACTGCCGGCCCTCGTGCCCGGCACGGACCCCGGCCGCCGGCAACGTCACCTTCCACCCCACATCCGCCAGCGCCCACGCCGCGGGCTACCGCGCCTGCAAGCGCTGCCTGCCCGACGCGACGCCCGGCAGCCCCGAGTGGGACGTCGCCGCGGACGTCGCGGGCCGGGCGATGCGGCTGATCGCCGACGGGCTCGTGGACCGCGAGGGCGTGGACGGCCTGGCCCGCCGCGTCGGCTACACCCCGCGCCACCTCGGCCGGCTGCTCACCCAGCAGCTCGGCGCGTCGGCGCTGTCGCTCGCGCGGGCCCGCCGTGCGCAGAGCGCACGGGTGCTCATCGAGACGACCGACCTGCCGCTCACCGACGTGGCCTTCGCGGCTGGCTTCGCCAGCGTGCGCCAGTTCAACGAGACGCTCCGCGAGATCTACGCCGCGTCGCCGACCGAGCTGCGCGGCCGGCGCGGCGCGGCGGCCGGCCACGGCACCGTCACCATGCGCCTCGCGGTCCGTACGCCGTTCGCCGGTCGGCGGCTGCTCGACTTCCTCGCTTACCACCTGGTGCCGGGCGTCGAGACCGCCGGTCCCGGCTGGTACGCCCGCACGCTCGACCTGCCGCACGGTCCCGGGACGGTCCGCCTCGAGCTCGCCGACCTCCCCGCCGACGGTCGCACCGGGCACGTCGTCGCCGACTTCCGGCTGGAGGACCTGCGCGACACCGCCGCCGCCAGCGAGCGCGTACGCCGGCTCCTCGACGCCGACTGCGACCCGCGCGCGGTCGACGAGCACCTCGGCGCCGACCCTGCGCTGGGCGACCTCGTCCGGGCGACGCCCGGGCTGCGGGTGCCCGGCCAGGTCGACGGCGACGAGACCGCGGTGCGCACCGTCATCGGCCAGCAGGTCAGCGTCACCGGTGCCCGCACCGTCGCCGGCCGCCTGGTCGCCGCGCACGGCCGGCCGGTGGAGGCGCACGTGCCCGGCCTCACCCACCTCTTCCCGGACGCCGCCACGCTGGCGGCGGTCGACCCCGAGACCCTGCCGATGCCGCGCGCGCGTGGTCGCGCCCTCGTCGGCCTGGCGACGGCGCTCGCCGACGGCACGGTCGCGCTCGACCGCAGCCCCGACCGCGACGACGTACGCCGGGCGCTGGTCGCCCTGCCCGGCATCGGACCCTGGACCGCCGACTACGTCGCCATGCGCGCGCTGGGGCACCCCGACGTCTTCCTGCCCACCGACCTCGCCGTGCGCAGGCTGCTCGCCGACCTGGGCGGCTCGGCCGACCCGGAGCGGTGGCGGCCGTGGCGCTCGTACGCCCTGATGCACCTCTGGAACACCCTGATGCCCGACACCCCCGCTCCGAAGGAGAACTGA
- a CDS encoding response regulator, with protein sequence MSGEPGEVTVLVVDDDFMVARIHTQFVERTDGFRVVGVASSGQAALDDVARLRPDLVLLDVHLPDMTGIDVLRRLRAGGDDVGVLVVTAAREADTVRAAASGGAVHYLVKPFDYEDLRVRLESFRSAHLALSGSGAPGQQDIDAVFGAATVPPAAVSLPKGLSPETADAVLAALRQAGELSAAECADVVGISRVSARRYLEHFVARGQVSVRLQYGGAGRPERRYRSGG encoded by the coding sequence ATGAGCGGCGAGCCGGGCGAGGTGACGGTCCTCGTGGTGGACGACGACTTCATGGTGGCCCGCATCCACACGCAGTTCGTCGAGCGCACCGACGGCTTCCGGGTCGTCGGCGTCGCCAGCAGCGGCCAGGCGGCCCTCGACGACGTCGCGCGGCTGCGCCCGGACCTCGTGCTGCTCGACGTGCACCTGCCGGACATGACCGGCATCGACGTGCTCCGCCGGCTGCGGGCCGGAGGCGACGACGTCGGCGTGCTGGTGGTCACCGCCGCCCGCGAGGCCGACACCGTGCGCGCCGCGGCGTCCGGGGGAGCGGTGCACTACCTCGTCAAGCCCTTCGACTACGAGGACCTGCGGGTCCGGCTCGAGTCCTTCAGGTCCGCGCACCTGGCGCTCTCGGGGTCGGGCGCACCGGGCCAGCAGGACATCGACGCCGTGTTCGGCGCCGCCACCGTCCCGCCCGCCGCCGTCAGCCTCCCCAAGGGCCTCAGTCCCGAGACCGCCGACGCCGTGCTCGCCGCGCTGCGCCAGGCCGGCGAGCTGTCCGCCGCCGAGTGCGCCGATGTCGTCGGGATCTCGCGGGTCTCCGCGCGGCGCTACCTCGAGCACTTCGTCGCGCGCGGCCAGGTGTCCGTGCGGCTGCAGTACGGCGGCGCCGGCCGGCCGGAGCGCCGCTACCGGAGCGGCGGCTGA
- a CDS encoding sensor histidine kinase, with protein MWSRSRWWPATLAGQFLVLQLTVLLAVVAVASVVSVQQSDADFRDTRGALLRDAAESLANTAAIRDAFVEDRIESNRGTLTSYTQRTRGNYQAGGVYLADADGVVLVSSDIAGRGEKIDLDGSTVQRLRAWTGDVDDFGDRAIAAQVPIIDDDGELVGISMVAQTYPSWAERARGVLPDLITFAGLGLGLGVAGSLLLSRLIRRRTRGLEPAAIAALADQREALLHSIREGVFAVADDGTVTVMSDSARELIGLDGDVESRRVDDLDLDPAVRDLLADDTAIRDHVVVLGERVLVVNRNPVVERGRRVASVTTLRDRTELLALQSELSARESITNTLRAQTHEFHNQLHTISGLVQLGEYDEVSRLVGTLSRRRAEISDAVTSRVEDPAVAALLIAKTSLAAERRVDLEVTGGSELPRLDPETSTDVGTVLGNLVDNAVDASVSVGGTSVEVELHLDAGTVCLAVSDTGPGVPPDRVGEIFRRGWSTKAATDEGRGVGLALVQVVCERRGGAVTVRPRPDGTGAVFEARLPGAEVG; from the coding sequence TTGTGGTCACGCTCGCGCTGGTGGCCGGCGACCCTGGCCGGCCAGTTCCTGGTGCTCCAGCTGACCGTGCTGCTGGCCGTGGTCGCGGTCGCCAGCGTGGTCTCGGTGCAGCAGAGCGACGCGGACTTCCGTGACACCCGGGGCGCGCTCCTGCGCGACGCCGCCGAGTCGCTGGCCAACACCGCAGCGATCCGCGACGCGTTCGTCGAGGACCGGATCGAGAGCAACCGCGGGACGCTGACGTCCTACACCCAGCGGACCCGCGGCAACTACCAGGCCGGTGGGGTCTACCTCGCGGACGCCGACGGCGTGGTCCTCGTCAGCAGCGACATCGCGGGGCGGGGCGAGAAGATCGACCTCGACGGGAGCACGGTCCAGCGGCTGCGGGCCTGGACCGGTGACGTCGACGACTTCGGCGACCGCGCGATCGCCGCGCAGGTGCCGATCATCGACGACGACGGCGAGCTCGTCGGCATCTCGATGGTCGCCCAGACCTACCCGTCGTGGGCCGAGCGCGCCCGCGGCGTCCTGCCCGACCTCATCACCTTCGCCGGCCTCGGGCTCGGGCTCGGGGTGGCGGGCTCGCTGCTGCTCTCGCGGCTGATCCGGCGGCGTACGCGGGGTCTCGAGCCGGCCGCGATCGCCGCGCTGGCCGACCAGCGCGAGGCCCTGCTGCACTCGATCCGCGAGGGTGTCTTCGCCGTGGCGGACGACGGCACGGTCACGGTGATGAGCGACAGCGCCCGCGAGCTGATCGGTCTCGACGGCGACGTCGAGTCGCGCCGCGTCGACGACCTCGACCTCGACCCGGCCGTGCGCGACCTGCTCGCCGACGACACCGCGATCCGCGACCACGTCGTCGTGCTGGGGGAGCGGGTGCTGGTCGTCAATCGGAACCCCGTCGTCGAGCGCGGGCGGCGGGTCGCGTCGGTCACCACCCTGCGCGACCGCACCGAGCTCCTGGCGCTGCAGAGCGAGCTCAGCGCCCGCGAGTCGATCACCAACACGCTGCGCGCGCAGACCCACGAGTTCCACAACCAGCTGCACACGATCTCCGGCCTGGTGCAGCTCGGGGAGTACGACGAGGTGTCCCGGCTGGTCGGCACGCTGAGCCGCCGCCGCGCCGAGATCTCCGACGCCGTCACGTCCCGCGTCGAGGACCCGGCCGTGGCGGCGCTGCTCATCGCCAAGACCAGCCTCGCCGCCGAGCGCCGGGTCGACCTCGAGGTGACCGGCGGCAGCGAGCTGCCCCGCCTCGACCCCGAGACGTCGACCGACGTCGGCACGGTGCTGGGCAACCTGGTCGACAACGCGGTCGACGCGTCGGTCTCGGTCGGGGGCACGAGCGTCGAGGTCGAGCTGCACCTCGACGCCGGCACGGTGTGCCTGGCCGTCTCCGACACCGGGCCCGGGGTGCCGCCCGACCGGGTGGGCGAGATCTTCCGCCGCGGCTGGAGCACCAAGGCGGCCACCGACGAGGGACGGGGCGTCGGACTGGCGCTGGTGCAGGTCGTCTGCGAGCGTCGGGGTGGCGCGGTCACCGTCCGTCCGCGCCCGGACGGCACGGGCGCCGTCTTCGAGGCGCGACTCCCGGGAGCGGAGGTCGGATGA
- a CDS encoding Bug family tripartite tricarboxylate transporter substrate binding protein gives MLRQRTRRTAATVVALASTLLLPTGCGVTRGAASSDMTMLIPNSPGGGYDQTGRTAIAVMEESDITGGSFEVTNVIGAGGSVAMARLMNAEGDERTMMTAGLGVVGSLYSFAAPYKLQDATPLAQVIEDQEGVLVPADSPFETIDDLVAAWQDDPGSIVVGGGSSPGGPDHLFPMQLATAIDIDARDVRYVPYDGGGPLTSALLGNKIDVGFSGVGEFEGPLSEGELRLLAVSGEERLEGEIIGDAPTLQESDIDLVFTNWRGVFAPPGISDERRDELIAMLEEMHDTPEWQQALEDNGWIDEFKTGDEFTTFLQEQDERVATTLEELDLL, from the coding sequence ATGCTGCGCCAGAGGACGAGGCGGACAGCCGCCACGGTCGTGGCCCTCGCGAGCACGCTGCTCCTCCCGACGGGGTGCGGGGTCACCCGCGGTGCGGCGAGCAGCGACATGACGATGCTCATCCCCAACAGCCCCGGCGGTGGCTACGACCAGACCGGACGCACGGCGATCGCGGTGATGGAGGAGTCCGACATCACCGGCGGGTCGTTCGAGGTCACCAACGTGATCGGCGCCGGCGGCTCGGTCGCGATGGCCCGGCTGATGAACGCCGAGGGCGACGAGCGCACGATGATGACGGCCGGCCTGGGCGTCGTCGGCTCGCTCTACTCCTTCGCCGCCCCCTACAAGCTGCAGGACGCGACGCCGCTGGCCCAGGTCATCGAGGACCAGGAGGGCGTGCTCGTCCCTGCGGACTCCCCGTTCGAGACCATCGACGACCTCGTGGCGGCGTGGCAGGACGACCCGGGATCGATCGTCGTCGGCGGCGGGTCCTCCCCGGGCGGCCCCGACCACCTCTTCCCGATGCAGCTCGCGACCGCGATCGACATCGATGCCCGCGACGTGCGCTACGTGCCGTACGACGGTGGTGGCCCGCTGACCAGCGCCCTGCTCGGCAACAAGATCGACGTCGGCTTCTCCGGCGTCGGCGAGTTCGAGGGGCCGCTGTCCGAGGGCGAGCTGCGGTTGCTGGCGGTCTCCGGCGAGGAGCGGCTCGAGGGCGAGATCATCGGCGACGCCCCCACCCTCCAGGAGTCCGACATCGACCTGGTCTTCACCAACTGGCGCGGCGTCTTCGCGCCCCCCGGCATCAGCGACGAGCGCCGCGACGAGCTGATCGCGATGCTCGAGGAGATGCACGACACCCCCGAGTGGCAGCAGGCCCTCGAGGACAACGGCTGGATCGACGAGTTCAAGACCGGCGACGAGTTCACCACGTTCCTCCAGGAGCAGGACGAGCGCGTCGCCACCACCCTCGAGGAGCTGGACCTGCTGTGA
- a CDS encoding tripartite tricarboxylate transporter TctB family protein, which produces MSTPLDTPTSPAAPGTTDGPDRDMAQLGLAALLVVVGAYTLYDATTLRVGFGDPVGPRLFPYVIGAVTVVLGLLLVLATFRGDVPEGEGGEDVDLRQPADWTTVLKLVGVLLFTVLTISFLGWAVSGALLFVGAAWSLGSRTLVRDVIVGLVLSVSSWYFFHEGLGVILPAGILDGVL; this is translated from the coding sequence GTGAGCACACCACTCGACACCCCCACCTCCCCGGCCGCGCCGGGGACCACCGACGGTCCCGACCGTGACATGGCCCAGCTCGGCCTCGCCGCACTGCTCGTCGTCGTCGGTGCCTACACGCTCTACGACGCCACCACGCTGCGGGTCGGGTTCGGCGACCCCGTCGGCCCGCGCCTGTTCCCCTACGTCATCGGGGCGGTCACGGTCGTCCTCGGCCTGCTGCTGGTCCTCGCCACCTTCCGCGGCGACGTGCCGGAGGGCGAGGGCGGCGAGGACGTCGACCTGCGCCAGCCGGCCGACTGGACCACCGTCCTCAAGCTCGTCGGCGTGCTGCTCTTCACGGTGCTGACCATCTCGTTCCTGGGCTGGGCCGTGAGCGGAGCGCTGCTCTTCGTCGGTGCCGCCTGGTCGCTCGGCAGCCGCACGCTGGTGCGTGACGTGATCGTCGGCCTCGTCCTGTCGGTCAGCAGCTGGTACTTCTTCCACGAGGGGCTGGGCGTCATCCTGCCCGCCGGGATCCTGGACGGGGTGCTCTGA
- a CDS encoding tripartite tricarboxylate transporter permease, whose protein sequence is MENLGLLADGFGAVLTPENLLYAVIGVLLGTFVGVLPGIGPAMAVALLLPVTYGLDPISAFIMFAGIYYGGMYGGSTTAILLNTPGESASVMTALEGNLMARGGRAAQALATAAIGSFIAGTIGTLLVVFFAPALASVAVEIGAPSYFALMVLAMIMVTSVLGGSPLRGFIALFLGLTIGLVGLDLNTGQTRLSFDQPLLAERIDVVVVAVGIFALGEALWVAAHLRRTPAHVIPVGRPWMSGEDVKRSWGPWLRGTAYGFPFGALPAGGAEIPTFLSYVTEKRIAARKGRDEFGEGAIEGVAGPEAANNASAAGTFVPLLALGLPVTATSAVMLAALQGYGIEPGPGLMTDQPELVWALLASLLIGNVLLLVLNLPLAPVWAKLLQVPRPQLYAGILFFAALGAYAANLQAFDLFLLLLLGLLGLMMRRFGLPVLPLILGVILGPLMEYRLREAMAISGGEVSALWSEPLAIVIYVIVAIAVVAPFAVRRIRPTPAAVAEDLSTHTHDTDEEKVR, encoded by the coding sequence ATGGAGAACCTCGGCCTGCTCGCGGACGGCTTCGGCGCCGTCCTCACCCCGGAGAACCTGCTGTACGCCGTGATCGGCGTGCTGCTGGGCACCTTCGTCGGCGTCCTGCCGGGCATCGGCCCGGCCATGGCGGTCGCGCTGCTGCTGCCCGTCACCTACGGCCTCGACCCCATCTCGGCGTTCATCATGTTCGCCGGCATCTACTACGGCGGCATGTACGGCGGCTCGACGACGGCGATCCTGCTCAACACGCCCGGTGAGTCGGCGTCGGTGATGACCGCCCTCGAGGGCAACCTGATGGCCCGGGGCGGACGGGCCGCGCAGGCCCTCGCGACCGCTGCCATCGGCTCGTTCATCGCGGGCACCATCGGCACCCTGCTCGTGGTCTTCTTCGCTCCCGCGCTGGCGTCCGTGGCCGTCGAGATCGGCGCCCCGTCCTACTTCGCGCTCATGGTGCTCGCGATGATCATGGTGACGAGCGTGCTCGGTGGCTCGCCGCTGCGCGGCTTCATCGCGCTCTTCCTCGGCCTCACCATCGGGCTGGTCGGCCTCGACCTCAACACCGGGCAGACCCGGCTGAGCTTCGACCAGCCGCTGCTCGCGGAGCGGATCGACGTGGTCGTGGTCGCCGTCGGCATCTTCGCCCTCGGCGAGGCGCTCTGGGTGGCTGCCCACCTGCGCCGCACGCCCGCCCACGTGATCCCGGTGGGGCGTCCGTGGATGAGCGGCGAGGACGTCAAGCGGTCATGGGGCCCCTGGCTGCGCGGCACGGCGTACGGCTTCCCGTTCGGCGCGCTGCCGGCCGGCGGCGCGGAGATCCCGACGTTCCTCTCCTACGTCACCGAGAAGCGGATCGCCGCCCGCAAGGGTCGAGACGAGTTCGGCGAGGGTGCGATCGAGGGCGTTGCCGGGCCCGAGGCGGCCAACAACGCCTCCGCGGCGGGCACCTTCGTGCCGCTGCTCGCGCTCGGCCTGCCGGTCACGGCCACGTCGGCCGTCATGCTCGCCGCCCTGCAGGGCTACGGCATCGAGCCCGGCCCCGGCCTGATGACCGACCAGCCCGAGCTGGTGTGGGCGCTGCTGGCCAGCCTGCTGATCGGCAACGTGCTGCTGCTGGTGCTCAACCTGCCGCTCGCGCCGGTCTGGGCCAAGCTGCTGCAGGTCCCGCGGCCCCAGCTCTACGCCGGGATCCTGTTCTTCGCCGCGCTGGGCGCCTACGCCGCCAACCTCCAGGCCTTCGACCTGTTCCTGCTGCTCCTCCTCGGCCTGCTCGGGCTGATGATGCGCCGGTTCGGGCTGCCGGTGCTGCCGCTGATCCTCGGCGTCATCCTCGGGCCGCTCATGGAGTACCGCCTGCGCGAGGCGATGGCTATCTCGGGCGGCGAGGTGTCCGCGCTCTGGAGCGAGCCGCTCGCGATCGTGATCTACGTGATCGTGGCGATCGCCGTGGTGGCGCCGTTCGCGGTCCGCCGGATCCGTCCCACGCCGGCCGCAGTGGCCGAGGACCTCAGCACGCACACGCACGACACGGACGAGGAGAAGGTGCGATGA
- a CDS encoding universal stress protein: MTTIVVGWTPDEFGEAALARGVEEATLRGGRLVVVNATRGDALVDERYADDDQLSRLTADLAGRGVEVDVRRSMGADVGDQVLSVAEDVSADLVVIGLRRRSPVGKLLMGSVAQRILLGAECAVLAVKPPN, encoded by the coding sequence ATGACGACCATCGTGGTGGGCTGGACGCCCGACGAGTTCGGCGAGGCCGCCCTGGCGCGCGGCGTCGAGGAGGCGACCCTGCGCGGGGGACGGCTGGTGGTGGTCAACGCCACCCGCGGCGACGCCCTCGTCGACGAGCGCTACGCCGACGACGACCAGCTGTCCCGGCTGACGGCCGACCTGGCCGGCCGCGGGGTCGAGGTGGACGTACGACGCTCGATGGGCGCCGACGTGGGCGACCAGGTGCTGTCGGTCGCCGAGGACGTGTCGGCCGACCTCGTCGTGATCGGCCTGCGCCGGCGCTCACCGGTCGGCAAGCTGCTGATGGGCAGCGTGGCGCAGCGGATCCTGCTCGGCGCCGAGTGCGCGGTGCTCGCGGTGAAGCCGCCCAACTGA
- a CDS encoding CPBP family intramembrane glutamic endopeptidase, whose translation MPAPLAPDFRPHYHQLHRVGRPGVWRSLVGAVLLLLTVFGLVPLVAGLVAFALLLATGSTSDEAAAVLDVTAEATPAGLALLNVVIAAAIPATFAVTWWLHRLKPRWVSSVAPRIRWRYLFVCVGLSVVALVASLLVALLLPVAPGEAPIGEVNDFTARTRDFLIVILLLTPLQAAGEEYLFRGYLTQAFGSLVWARRASQALAVLGPALIFALFHGLSQDWPVFFDRFAFGVVAGILVIRTGGLEAPIAMHVLNNFLAFGLALAFGDLTTALNATGGSSWWMILSTLTQSLVYLALASWVARAMGLVEVGPPVGGALPPPSPPDHPELVGQPPRV comes from the coding sequence ATGCCCGCTCCGCTGGCGCCCGACTTCCGGCCGCACTACCACCAGCTGCACCGCGTCGGGCGTCCCGGTGTCTGGCGCTCGCTCGTCGGCGCCGTCCTGCTCCTGCTCACGGTCTTCGGGCTCGTCCCGCTCGTCGCCGGCCTGGTCGCGTTCGCGCTCCTGCTGGCCACGGGCAGCACGAGCGACGAGGCGGCGGCCGTCCTCGACGTGACGGCGGAGGCGACCCCGGCGGGCCTGGCCCTGCTCAACGTGGTGATCGCGGCCGCCATCCCCGCGACGTTCGCGGTGACGTGGTGGCTGCACCGGCTCAAGCCGCGCTGGGTGTCCTCGGTGGCACCGCGCATCCGCTGGCGCTACCTGTTCGTGTGCGTGGGCCTCTCGGTCGTGGCCCTGGTGGCGTCCCTCCTCGTCGCCCTGCTGCTGCCGGTCGCGCCGGGCGAGGCGCCGATCGGCGAGGTCAACGACTTCACCGCCCGCACGCGCGACTTCCTCATCGTGATCCTGCTCCTGACGCCGCTGCAGGCGGCCGGCGAGGAGTACCTCTTCCGCGGCTACCTCACCCAGGCGTTCGGCTCGCTGGTGTGGGCTCGGCGCGCCTCGCAGGCGCTGGCCGTGCTGGGTCCGGCCCTCATCTTCGCGCTCTTCCACGGGCTGTCCCAGGACTGGCCGGTCTTCTTCGACCGGTTCGCCTTCGGGGTCGTCGCCGGCATCCTCGTCATCCGCACGGGCGGGCTCGAGGCGCCCATCGCGATGCACGTCCTCAACAACTTCCTGGCGTTCGGCCTGGCGCTCGCCTTCGGTGACCTCACCACCGCCCTCAACGCGACCGGCGGCAGCAGCTGGTGGATGATCCTGTCGACCCTCACCCAGTCGCTCGTCTACCTCGCGCTGGCGAGCTGGGTGGCCCGGGCGATGGGGCTGGTCGAGGTCGGCCCGCCGGTCGGAGGAGCACTACCGCCGCCCTCTCCGCCGGACCACCCCGAGTTGGTCGGTCAGCCTCCTCGCGTGTAA